Proteins co-encoded in one Armatimonadota bacterium genomic window:
- a CDS encoding M20/M25/M40 family metallo-hydrolase, with the protein MSLPVARAALAAAEERHRGRFADHVAELAAFCRIPSVGGDDAAMGQAVAWLEAAMRRSGIEVEVWPGEGNHPYLVGMARGAAARTLLFFNHYDIATYTNPIERRPGDRDPFSGAVEGERLYARGVADDKATLLSRIHAVRLWHEANGTLPVTVKFLLEGKRGLATDGLGRFLARAFPRVAADACCWEAGAKDEADRPVITLGHKGQLYVELRCRTANGDYPSRLTALPNSAWRLVWALASLKDPDERVRLPGFYDRVRRPGPAEEEWCYRHLPADVSGLRASTGVRAFVAGLDGQRVMRFTYTEPTVGLCGLAAGEAGPAHRLVIPGESRAHVEFRLVPDQDPEEVLTSLRAHLDQGGFPDITLEVRSMLPPYTTDPDGPLPRLVGEAAEEVYGRRPVLVPFATGIGHRYLFRRYSSMPIVGFAVGYAGSALETNDEHIRLRDYDEGIRHVLAILARAPTLPAVGGEG; encoded by the coding sequence ATGAGCCTCCCCGTCGCCCGGGCGGCCCTCGCCGCGGCGGAGGAACGCCACCGCGGGCGCTTCGCCGACCACGTGGCGGAGCTGGCCGCGTTCTGCCGGATCCCCTCGGTCGGCGGCGACGACGCCGCCATGGGCCAGGCTGTGGCGTGGCTCGAGGCGGCCATGCGGCGCAGCGGCATCGAGGTCGAAGTCTGGCCGGGCGAAGGCAACCACCCCTACCTGGTGGGCATGGCCCGCGGCGCCGCTGCGCGGACCCTGCTCTTCTTCAACCACTACGACATCGCCACCTACACCAACCCGATCGAGCGGCGGCCAGGGGACCGGGACCCCTTCTCGGGCGCCGTGGAGGGGGAGCGCCTCTACGCCCGCGGGGTGGCCGACGACAAGGCCACGCTCCTCTCCCGCATCCACGCGGTGCGCCTCTGGCACGAGGCGAATGGGACGCTGCCGGTGACCGTGAAGTTCCTGCTGGAGGGCAAGCGCGGGTTAGCCACCGACGGGCTTGGGCGCTTCCTCGCCCGGGCCTTCCCCCGGGTCGCGGCCGACGCCTGCTGCTGGGAGGCGGGGGCCAAGGACGAGGCGGACCGCCCGGTGATCACCCTCGGCCACAAGGGGCAGCTCTACGTCGAGTTGCGGTGCCGCACCGCCAACGGCGACTACCCCTCCCGCCTAACCGCCCTCCCCAACAGCGCGTGGCGGCTGGTATGGGCGCTCGCCTCGCTCAAGGATCCGGACGAACGTGTCCGCCTGCCGGGCTTCTACGACCGGGTCCGGCGGCCCGGCCCTGCCGAGGAGGAGTGGTGCTACCGGCACCTCCCCGCCGACGTCTCCGGCTTGCGGGCGAGCACCGGGGTCAGGGCGTTCGTCGCCGGGCTGGACGGCCAGCGCGTCATGCGGTTCACCTACACCGAGCCGACGGTAGGGCTCTGCGGGCTGGCGGCGGGGGAGGCCGGCCCGGCCCACCGGCTCGTCATCCCCGGCGAGAGCCGCGCCCACGTCGAGTTCCGCCTGGTGCCGGATCAGGATCCCGAGGAGGTGCTCACCAGCCTGCGGGCCCACCTGGACCAGGGAGGCTTTCCCGACATCACCCTCGAGGTGCGCAGCATGCTCCCGCCCTACACCACCGACCCTGACGGCCCGCTCCCGCGGCTGGTTGGGGAGGCTGCCGAAGAGGTCTATGGCCGGCGTCCGGTGTTGGTCCCCTTCGCCACCGGCATCGGCCACCGCTACCTCTTCCGGCGCTACAGCTCCATGCCGATCGTGGGGTTCGCGGTAGGGTACGCCGGCTCGGCGCTGGAGACCAACGACGAGCACATCCGCCTGCGGGACTACGACGAGGGGATCCGCCACGTCCTGGCGATCCTGGCGCGGGCACCGACGCTCCCCGCGGTCGGGGGGGAGGGGTAG
- a CDS encoding ABC transporter permease, with amino-acid sequence MLRRLLRWHPGGVLAAAVLAGLLVASLGAPWLAPHDPYAQDYNALMRPPGTHYPLGTDYLGRDVLSRTLYGGRTSLLISLASIGVGTVAGTAVGLLSGYYGGWLDGAVQRVVDVLMALPAIILALALMAVLGPRLENVVLAIAIVVLPGLARVVRGVVLQLREFQFVEAARALGASDARLLLRHLLPNAVAPVIVLATNALSAAILIEASLSFLGLGTQPPVPSWGNMLSEEARRYFEQAPWMALPPGVALSLAVLAVNFLGDALRDALDPRLRRSGA; translated from the coding sequence ATGCTGCGACGGCTCCTCCGTTGGCACCCCGGCGGCGTGCTGGCGGCGGCCGTGCTGGCGGGGCTGCTCGTCGCCTCCCTCGGTGCGCCCTGGCTGGCCCCGCACGACCCCTACGCGCAAGATTACAATGCCCTGATGCGTCCTCCCGGCACCCACTACCCCCTGGGGACCGACTACCTGGGACGCGATGTCCTCTCCCGCACGCTGTACGGCGGCCGGACCTCGCTGCTGATCAGCCTGGCCTCGATCGGCGTGGGCACGGTGGCAGGCACGGCCGTGGGCCTGCTCTCCGGCTACTACGGCGGCTGGCTGGATGGCGCGGTGCAGCGCGTGGTGGACGTGCTGATGGCGTTGCCGGCCATCATCCTGGCGCTGGCCCTCATGGCGGTGCTGGGCCCGCGCCTGGAGAACGTGGTCCTGGCCATCGCCATCGTCGTCCTGCCGGGGCTGGCGCGCGTCGTGCGCGGGGTGGTCCTCCAGCTGCGCGAGTTCCAGTTCGTCGAGGCGGCCCGGGCGCTGGGAGCCTCCGACGCCCGCCTCCTCTTGCGCCACCTCCTGCCCAACGCCGTGGCGCCGGTCATCGTGCTGGCCACCAACGCCCTGTCGGCGGCCATCCTCATCGAAGCGTCCCTCTCGTTCCTGGGGCTGGGCACCCAGCCGCCCGTCCCCTCCTGGGGGAACATGCTGAGCGAGGAAGCGCGACGGTACTTCGAGCAGGCCCCTTGGATGGCGTTGCCCCCAGGGGTCGCCCTCAGCCTGGCGGTCCTGGCCGTGAACTTCCTGGGCGACGCGCTGCGCGACGCCCTCGACCCGCGGCTGCGGAGGAGCGGGGCATGA
- a CDS encoding M20/M25/M40 family metallo-hydrolase encodes MRTRTGAVDAYISGGMAQWMSELAEFCAFPSVGDRSEAMHAAAQWLVRRLAAAGLAARLLAVTDGFPAVYAEAPGRSPRTVLFFNHYDIAAYTHPLPRDLLQVPVRLAADRLFARGVADDKGCCFSRIVAVEALLRTHGRLPVGVKFLILGKRVPNDPCLDDVLARYPEVLACDAVIWETGAKDERDRPTASLGAKGYLYVELVVRNPAGAQPSRISILPNPAWDLVWALSTLKGPDERIRVPGFYDDVLPPTPADLEVLAVLGEDLDERVARRMGAPRFVLGCRGLEAARRWFFEPSCTVCGLVGGETGSEERLVIPAEARAKVEFRLVARQDPADIARKVRAHLDREGFGHVEMVVRSQTTPYRTPANDPLVRAAQRAALQVYGQPLVIRPTSVGMSPKYRFAPRPTLGIGVEYAGSAMEMPDEHIRLEDWEQGARMVAAVLEAYAEESG; translated from the coding sequence ATGCGCACCCGCACCGGCGCGGTCGATGCGTACATCAGCGGGGGGATGGCGCAGTGGATGTCGGAACTCGCGGAGTTCTGCGCCTTCCCCAGCGTCGGCGACCGGTCGGAGGCGATGCACGCCGCGGCGCAGTGGCTGGTCCGGCGGCTGGCCGCCGCGGGGCTGGCCGCGCGCCTGCTGGCGGTCACGGACGGGTTCCCCGCGGTCTACGCCGAGGCGCCCGGCCGCTCCCCGCGCACCGTGCTCTTCTTCAACCACTACGACATCGCCGCCTACACCCACCCGCTGCCGCGGGACCTGTTGCAGGTCCCCGTCAGGCTGGCCGCAGACCGGCTCTTCGCCCGCGGGGTGGCGGACGACAAGGGGTGCTGCTTCTCGCGGATCGTGGCCGTGGAGGCGCTCCTGCGCACCCACGGGCGCCTGCCGGTGGGGGTGAAGTTCCTCATCCTCGGCAAGCGGGTCCCCAACGATCCCTGTCTGGATGACGTCCTCGCCCGCTACCCCGAGGTCCTGGCCTGTGACGCGGTGATCTGGGAGACGGGAGCGAAGGACGAGCGCGACCGTCCCACCGCGTCCCTGGGCGCCAAGGGATACCTCTACGTGGAGCTGGTGGTGCGGAACCCGGCCGGGGCCCAACCCTCGCGCATCAGCATCCTGCCCAACCCGGCCTGGGACCTGGTCTGGGCCCTGAGCACGCTGAAGGGCCCGGACGAACGCATCCGCGTCCCCGGCTTCTACGACGACGTCCTCCCCCCTACGCCCGCGGACCTGGAGGTCCTGGCCGTTCTGGGCGAAGACCTGGACGAGCGCGTCGCGCGGCGGATGGGCGCACCGCGCTTCGTGCTGGGGTGCCGGGGGCTCGAGGCGGCTCGCCGCTGGTTCTTCGAACCCTCCTGCACAGTCTGCGGCCTCGTGGGCGGGGAGACCGGTTCGGAGGAGCGGCTGGTCATCCCCGCGGAGGCCCGGGCCAAGGTGGAGTTCCGGCTGGTGGCCCGGCAGGACCCGGCGGACATCGCCCGGAAGGTGCGGGCCCACCTCGACCGGGAGGGGTTCGGGCACGTCGAGATGGTTGTGCGCTCCCAGACCACCCCGTACCGGACACCGGCGAACGACCCCCTCGTTCGGGCAGCCCAGCGGGCAGCCCTGCAGGTCTACGGGCAGCCCCTGGTGATCCGTCCCACCTCGGTGGGGATGAGCCCCAAGTACCGGTTTGCTCCCCGCCCGACCCTGGGCATTGGGGTCGAGTACGCCGGTTCGGCGATGGAGATGCCGGACGAGCACATCCGGCTCGAAGACTGGGAGCAGGGCGCGCGCATGGTGGCTGCTGTGCTGGAGGCGTACGCGGAGGAGTCGGGATGA